In one window of Carassius auratus strain Wakin chromosome 28, ASM336829v1, whole genome shotgun sequence DNA:
- the LOC113047214 gene encoding ferritin, middle subunit-like produces the protein METSQIRQNYDRDCEALINKMINLELYAGYTYTSMAFYFKRDDVALPGFAKFFKKNSEEEREHAEKFMEFQNKRGGRIMLQDIKKPDRDMWGNGLIAMQCALQLEKNVNQALLDLHKVASEKGDPHLCDFLETHYLNEQVEAIKKLGDHITNLSKMDAGNNRMAEYLFDKHTLDEGSS, from the exons ATGGAGACTTCTCAGATTCGCCAGAACTACGACCGCGACTGCGAGGCTCTGATCAACAAGATGATCAACTTGGAGCTTTACGCTGGATACACCTACACCTCCATG GCTTTCTACTTCAAACGGGATGATGTCGCTCTTCCTGGTTTTGCCAAGTTCTTCAAGAAGAACAGCGAGGAGGAGCGCGAACATGCTGAGAAGTTCATGGAGTTCCAGAACAAGAGAGGGGGACGCATCATGCTTCAGGACATCAAG AAACCTGATCGTGATATGTGGGGCAATGGACTGATTGCTATGCAGTGCGCTCTTCAGCTGGAGAAGAACGTCAACCAGGCTCTGCTGGATCTGCATAAGGTCGCCTCTGAGAAGGGAGACCCTCAT CTGTGTGACTTCCTGGAGACTCACTACCTGAATGAGCAGGTTGAGGCCATCAAGAAACTTGGTGACCACATCACCAACCTTTCCAAGATGGATGCTGGCAACAACAGGATGGCGGAGTACCTGTTTGACAAGCACACCCTGGATGAAGGCAGCAGCTAA